GCCGGGCGGTGCTGGGCATTGCCCGTGAACTCGCGCCCGCCATTGGCCAGGCCCAGCTGGATGCTGCCCGACAGGCCTCCAAAGGCGCCACCGGAAATCACCACGCTCGACGATTCGCCGCTGGCCAGGGATGCGAGCTTGAGGCAGCCGGTGCCGGCGCCGCCGTCGGCGCCCGATTCAGACGCCTGCAGCGCCGCGGTCAATCCCGCCGTGCCTATGGCCGTGTTCACCGCGCTCGCTAGGTCGGCCATGTTGCCGGGCGCCGGCCCGGCCAGCGTGAGCTTGAATGCCGTGGCGCCGTTGACCACGCCGGCGATGACCAGATCCGTGGCCGTGAGCGGGAACGTCACCGCGGTGCTCACCGCGTAGCCCGCCCTGTTGAAGACGAGGCCGCCCTTGCGCTTGGCGGTAACGAGCGCGGATGCGTTGTTCACCACCGACTCCACATAGCGCGGCGAGGCGGAGTTCATGTCCAGGTTGCGGTGCGTCTCGAGGGGCCTGAGCGTCACGCCGTCGGCCTGGAGCTGCGAGACGACGAGGTTGAACTGGGCGTCGGGGTTGCGCGCGCCGGCATGGTCCACGGTGATGCGCAGGCCGTTGCCCCACGCGCCGGGCGTTGCCGCCGCCACGTCCAGTACTGCCGCGGGGGTGCTGTCCTGCAGTGTCCAGGCGGCCGATGCGTAGCCCGTGGCCACGCGCACGACGATGGCCTGGCTGCCACCGTTGGCGAAGAACTGCCGGACCGCATACGAGACGGGGCTGTCCCGGTCCAGCCCGCCGTAGGCGCGCTCGAAATCGCTGAAGCTGGTGATGGGCACGGCCTTGTCGGGCACGCCCATGCGCGTATAGCCCACGAACGCGGTCACTGAAGTCGCCACACCGGTGATCGTGCGCACGCCGCTGGATATTTCCTCGACGTAGACACCCGGATAACTCAGGGTACTGGGCATACAACCTCCAATCGGTCAGTCGACGATCGAGAGCCGTGTGGCTCGCTCATCCCCCCTGGTGCTCGTTCTGTGTCGCGTGCTTTGCGTTTTGTTGCCATGTGAGGCAACCGTCGGCGCCGCAGCAGCGGCTTGAAACAGTGGCTTTGATTCTGTAGTGGTTTCAAGGCCCAATCAACGGAAGTTTGCATTTACTAACATCGATTGGCAGTGCTTAACAATTTGAATTTGCCGGCTGCCTTGTGGCTGGCGCGGGGTGGGTTGCGCAGGCCACCGGGCCGCGCGTGCGGCTTTGGCCGGCGGGCTGGCTGATAGACTTCTTCCCGCCGGACCCATGCCTGCCGCCGCATCCAGTCGATAATCCGGTTTTGATAGCGATTAACGCACGCCCCATATGGATTACCCCGGAAATTTGTTCGTAGTCTCTGCTCCCAGCGGGGCGGGCAAGTCGAGCCTGGTGAAGGCGCTTCTGGAGCTGGACTCGCACGTGCAGCCCTCGGTGTCGCACACCACGCGTGCGCCCCGTGGCCAGGAAAAGCACGGGCGCGAGTATTTCTTCGTCTCCGAGCAGGAGTTCGACGCCATGGTGGCGGCCAACGGCTTCGTGGAGTGGGCGAACGTGCACGGGCGGCGCTACGGCACCTCGCGCAAGGCCATCGAGGAGCGCGTGGCCCTGGGCGCGGACGTGGTGCTGGAGATCGACTACCAGGGTGCGCTGCAGATCAAGCAGGCCTTCGTCAACGCGGTGCTGATCTTCATCCTGCCGCCCAGCTGGGAGGAGTTGCGCTCGCGCCTGGAGCGGCGCGGCGAGGATGCCGCCGACGTGATCGATCTGCGGCTGAAGAACGCTGAGGAGGAGATGGCGCAGGCCGGCAAATTCGACTTCGTTATAATCAACGAGGTGTTTGAACGAGCGCTTTTCGATCTGAAAACCATTGTTCACGCCCAGCGTCTCAAGTACGCCGCCCAGCGCCGCGCCCGGGCCGACACCTTTGAATCGCTCAACATCCCCTGATTCCCCTGGAGAGACCCCCATGGCCCGCATTACCGTGGAAGATTGCCTCGAGCAAATTCCCAACCGTTTTCAGCTGGTGCTCGCCGCCACCTACCGCGCCCGCATGCTCAGCCAGGGCCATGCCCCCAAGATCGAGAGCCGCAACAAACCGGCGGTGACCGCCCTGCGCGAGATCGCAGCAGGCAAGGTGGGGCTGGAGATGCTCAAGAAGGTGCCTGGCTGACCGCTTGGCGTCACCTGGCCCGCAACGCCAAAGAAGCACCGCTTGTCGGTGCTTTTTTTGCGCCCGCAACATGATCGGCCGAGCAAGTTACATTTGAGCCATGAACCTTGGGTCGAACAAAGCAACTGTCGCCAGCGCGCAGGTGCAACCTGCGGCGCCGGCCAACCCTTCCGCGGCGGCAGCCAATGCTGCGGCAGCGAGCTTTGCCGCGCTCATGGAGAAACTCGATTACCTCGACAGCGCTGGCATTGAACAGGTGCGCCAGGCCTATCGCTACGCCGACGCAGCACACCTGGGGCAGTTGCGCAACAGCGGCGAGCCCTACATCACGCACCCGATCGCCGTGGCGGCCCTGTGTGCCAGCTGGAAGCTGGATGTCCAGGCGCTCATGGCCGCATTGCTGCACGACGCCATGGAGGACTGCGGCATCACCAAGGCGGACCTCATCGACCGTTTCGGCCCCCAGGTGGCGGACCTGGTCGATGGCCTGACCAAGCTCGACAAGCTGCAGTTCAACACGCGCGAGGAGAACCAGGCCGAATCGTTTCGCAAGATGCTGCTGGCCATGGCGCGCGATGTGCGCGTCATCCTCATCAAGCTGGCGGACCGCACGCACAACATGCGCACGCTCTCCGACATGCCGCGCAGCAAGTGGGGGCGCATTTCGTCCGAGACGCTGGAGATCTACGCTCCGATCGCGCACCGCCTGGGGCTGAACCAGACCTACCGCGAACTGCAGGACCTGGCCTTCCGCCATCTGCATCCCTGGCGCTACGCCACCCTGTCCAAGGCGGTCACCAAGTCGCGCAACCGCCGCCGCGACATCGTGCAGAAGGTGCAGACCGACGTGGACGCCGCCTTCTCCCGCCTGGGCATGGCTGTGCGCCTGGCGGGGCGCGAGAAGACGCTGTTCGCCATCTACCAGAAGATGAACCTCAAGCACCTGAGCTTTGCCCAGGTGACCGATCTCTACGGCTTCCGCGTCATCGTGCATTCGGTGACCGACTGCTACACGGCGCTGGGCGTGCTGCACCAGATGTACAAGCCGGTGCCGGGCAAGTTCAAGGACCATATCGCGATTGCCAAGCTCAACGGCTATCAGTCACTGCATACGACGCTCGTGGGGCCGGCGGGCCTGAACATCGAGTTCCAGATCCGCACCGAGGAAATGCACATCGTGGCCGAGGCCGGCGTGGCGGCGCATTGGCTCTACAAGGCCCAGAACGCGGAAGGCGCCGCGGCCGAGCGCCTGGGCACGAAGTGGCTGCAGTCCCTGCTCGACATCCAGAACGAGACCCGCGACGCCGCCGAGTTCTGGGATCACGTGAAGGTGGACCTTTTCCCCGACGCGGTTTACGTGTTCACGCCCAGGAGCCAGATCCTGGCATTGCCTCGGGGGGCGACGGCGGTGGACTTCGCCTACGCCATCCACAGCGACGTGGGCGACAGGACGACCGCGGTCAGGATCAACGACGAGCAGGTGCCCCTGCGCACGGAGCTCAAGAATGGCGACGTGGTGGAGGTCATCACCACGGCGGGCGCCCACCCGAACCCAGCCTGGCTGGCCTTCGTGCGCACGGGCCGCGCGCGTTCCAAGATACGCCATTACCTCAAGACCCTGGCGCAGAACGAGTCCGCGGGCCTGGGTGAAAAGCTGCTGACCCAGGCGCTGCGCGCCGAGGGTATGGAGCAGTTGCCCGACGCACAGGCGCATGCGGCGATCTGGGAAAAACTGCTGCGTTTCACGGGCAACCGGACCCGCGTGGAGCTCATGACCGACGTGGGGCTGGGCAAGCGCATCGCCAGCATCGTGGCCAAGCGGCTGGTGTTGCTGCTGTCCGAGGGCGGGCAGCGGCCCGACGCCCTCCTGCTCACGCGCGAGCGCTACAGCGCCCACGAGAAGGTGTCGCAGGGCAGCATCACGCTCGATGGCAGCGAGAACGCATCGGTCCAGTACGCGAGCTGCTGCCGCCCCGTTCCCGGTGACGCCATCGTGGGCTATCTGGGGCGCGGCGAGGGACTGGTCGTGCACCACGCGCAGTGCGGAGTGGCCAAGAAGCTGCAGCACAAGGACGGCGAACGCTTCATCGCCGTCGATTGGGCGGAGGAGCCCACGCGCACGTTCGAGACGGGCATCACCGTCACCGTGACCAATGGCAAGGGCGTCCTGGCACGGGTCGCGTCGGAACTGGCGGACTGCGAGGCGGACATCGTGCGCGTGGACATGGACGATGCCATGGGCACCACCGACCTGCGCTTCGTCGTTGCCGTGCGCGACCTCGCCCACGTCGAGGCGGTGCTGCGCAACCTGCGCCGCACGCACTCCGTGCTGCGCGCGTTCCGCGTGTTGCCGCAGCCGCTCTGAAACGCGTCAGCCTTCCCCGCGCTGCGGATCGGGGTAGTGCACGGATAGGATTTCCAGCGTGCGCGTGCCCGCAGGCGTCTGCAGCGAGACCTCATCGCCCTCGCGGGCTTTGAGCAAGGCGCGTGCGACGGGTGAGATCCAGCTGATCTGCTGCAGGCCGTTGTCCGCCTCGTCCACGCCGAGGATGGTCACCGTGCGCTCCACGCCCTCGTCATCGACGTAGGTGACGGTGGCGCCGAAAAAGATCTGATCGCTGCCGGCGTGCACGGACGGGTCCACGACCTCGGCGATCTCCAACCTCTTGGTGAGGAAGCGGATGCGCCGGTCGATCTCGCGCAGCCTTTTCTTGCCGTACAGGTAGTCGCCGTTCTCCGAGCGGTCGCCATTGCTCGCGGCCCAGTGGACGATGTCGACCACCTTGGGGCGCTCCTCGTCGATCAGCGACAGCAATTCGGCGCGCAGCCGCGCATAGCCCTGAGGCGTGATGTAGTTCTTGCCGCCGGCGGGAATGACGGCCGGCAGGGCCGGCTCGTCGTCGCCGGCATCGGTTTCCTTGGTGAAAGCCTTGCTCATGCGTTTATGGTGCCTGAATGCGGCGTCCGGTTCACGGACTCGTCAATGCGGCAGAAACGAAAAAGCCCCGGAACCTTGCAGTTCCAGGGCTTACCGTTTGGTGCGGCTGGCAGGAATCGAACCCACGACCCCTTGGTTCGTAGCCAAGTACTCTATCCAGCTGAGCTACAGCCGCTAAGCTTTGAATTCTAGCATGAAATTTTCATGCTTCTTCAAAAATCGCCGCTTTTCTGAAAGAGCAGATCGGGAATCTGCTGTTCAGCCTCGTGGCGAAGAGCGGATTATAGCCGAGTTTTGCCCCGATTTCAGGAAAAGGGGCGCCCGGGCGTCAGCGGCGCGTGTAGCCCAGGCAGGCTCCTGCGTTGGGCAGGCCCCGGCATTCGCGGTAGAGCCGCCGGTCGCGTTCCGCGGTGCTTTCGCCGGAATGGTTTTGCTGGTGCTTGACCTTGGTCGACCGGGACTTCTTGGCGGGCGCATGCGCGGCGGCGCCTGCTTCCTGGTGCGGCCTGGCGGTGGCTGCGTGGCTGCAGGTGGCCGAGCACAGGCCGAAGATGCACAGGGCGATGGCCCATGCGGCAGTGCGCCCGGGCGTGTGTGAAGCTCTCATGGTGCGCCTCCCTGGGTGTGTTGTTCGTGCCTTCGCATCATGGGATCGATGGCGCGCTCCTGGGCATCCGGGGCCGCCCGGGTGGGCGCCGAAGCCGGTGCGAGATATAATCGACAGGTTTTGCATGGTGCAAGACGCACGCCGCAGGCCCTTCCAGCCCACGGCGCAAGTAACCCAGGGCGGCCGCGCGCCGCCTGCCTACAAGGAAATTCACATGATCGCTGCCTCCATCAAGGCCGAAGTCGTCAAGGCCAACCAACGTGCCGAAAACGACACCGGCAGCCCCGAAGTGCAAGTGGCCCTGCTGACGGCCCGCATCAACGAGCTGACACCCCACTTCAAGCAACACGCCAAGGACCACCACGGCCGCCGCGGCCTGCTGCGCATGGTGAGCCGCCGCCGCAAGCTGCTGGACTACCTCAAGGCCAAGGACGCCGACCGCTATACGGCCCTGATCGCCAAGCTGGGCCTGCGCAAGTAAGCACGGTGCAAGATCGAAACGCCTGAGTTAGCTCGCTAGCTCAGGCGTTTTTTACTTTTTTCTTTCGGAGAGAAACAGAGCGAAGCTGTGTCATTCCACGCCGGCGTTGGCGTTCGGTTTGCTATTGATTAAATAGCTACTAGCGCTTGTCTGGAATGGCATCGCGATCTGTTTTACCTCCAAACCTATGCTATTGGCGCGCCAGTAGCTATTTTTTCAGGAGTAAACGCATGACGATGTTCAACAAAGTCACCAAGACCTTCCAGTGGGGCCAGCATACGGTCACCATGGAGACGGGCGAGATCGCCCGCCAGGCATCCGGCGCCGTGCTGGTCAATATCGACGACACCGTGGTGCTGGCTACCGTGGTGGCGTCCAAGAACGCCAAGCCGGGCCAGGACTTCTTCCCGCTGACCGTGGACTACATCGAGAAGACCTACGCCGCCGGCAAGATCCCCGGCAGCTTCTTCAAGCGCGAGGCCAAGCCCAGCGAGCTGGAGACGCTGACCAGCCGCCTGATCGACCGCCCGATCCGCCCGCTGTTCCCCGAAGGCTTCTACAACGAAGTCCATGTGGTCATCCACACCATCTCGCTCAACCCCGAGGTGGACGCCGACATCGCCGCGATGATCGCCACGAGCGCCGCCCTGTCGGTGTCGGGCATTCCGTTCAACGGCCCCATCGGCGCCGCGCGCGTGGGCTACATCAATGGTGAGTACGTGCTCAACCCCGGCCAGACGGCGCGCAAGAACAGCCAGATGGACTTGGTCGTCGCCGGCACCGAGACCGCCGTGCTGATGGTCGAGTCCGAGGCCCTGCAACTACCCGAGGACGTGATGCTCGGCGCCGTGGTCTATGGCCACGAGCAGGGCAAGATCGCCATCGACGCCATCCACGAACTGGTGCGCGACGCGGGCAAGCCTGTGTGGGACTGGCAGCCTGAGGCCAAGGACGAGGCCCTGATCGCCAAGGTGGCCGAGCTGGGCGAAGGCACGCTGCGCGCCGCCTACCAGAACCGCAACAAGCAATTGCGCACGCAGGCCTGCCGCGAGGCCTATGCCGCCGTGAAGGCTGGCCTGACGGAGCAGGGCGTGGAGTTCGACGCCGTCAAGGTCGACAACATGTTGTTCGACATCGAGGCGCGCATCGTGCGCTCGCAGATCCTCGCGGGCGAGCCGCGCATCGATGGCCGCGACACGCGCACCGTGCGCCCCATCGAGATCCGCACCTCGGTGCTGCCGCGCACCCATGGCTCGGCCCTGTTCACGCGTGGCGAGACCCAGGCCCTGGTCGTCTCCACCCTGGGCACAGAGCGCGACGCGCAGCGCATCGACGCGCTGGCCGGCGAGTTCGAGGACCGCTTCCTGTTCCACTACAACATGCCTCCGTTCGCCACCGGCGAAGTGGGCCGCATGGGCTCGACCAAGCGCCGCGAGGTCGGCCATGGCCGCCTGGCCAAGCGCGCCCTGGTGGCCTGCCTGCCGAGCAAGGAAGAGTTCCCCTACACCATCCGCGTGGTGTCCGAGATCACCGAATCCAACGGCTCCTCGTCCATGGCCTCCGTCTGCGGCGGCTGCCTGTCGATGATGGATGCGGGCGTGCCCATGAAGGCGCACGTGGCCGGCATCGCCATGGGCCTGATCAAGGAAGACAACAAGTTCGCCGTGCTCACCGACATCCTGGGCGACGAGGACCACCTGGGTGACATGGACTTCAAGGTGGCCGGTACCACGGCCGGCATCACCGCCCTGCAGATGGACATCAAGATCCAGGGCATCACCAAGGAAATCATGCAGGTCGCGCTGGCCCAGGCCAAGGAAGCGCGCATGCACATCCTCGGGAAGATGCAGGAAGCCATGGGCGAGGCCAAGACCGAGATCAGCAGCTTCGCGCCCAAGCTCTTCACGATGAAGATCAACCCCGAGAAGATCCGCGACGTGATCGGCAAGGGCGGCGCCACCATCCGTGCGCTCACCGACGAGACCGGCTGCCAGATCAACATCGAGGAAGACGGCACCATCACCATCGCCGCTACCGAGGCTGCCAAGGCCGACGAGGCCAAGCGCCGCATCGAGGAGATCACGGCCGAGGTCGAGATCGGCAAGGTCTACGAAGGCCCGGTCACCAAGGTCCTGGACTTCGGTGCGCTGATCAACCTGCTGCCTGGCAAGGACG
This region of Alicycliphilus denitrificans K601 genomic DNA includes:
- a CDS encoding phage tail sheath subtilisin-like domain-containing protein; the protein is MPSTLSYPGVYVEEISSGVRTITGVATSVTAFVGYTRMGVPDKAVPITSFSDFERAYGGLDRDSPVSYAVRQFFANGGSQAIVVRVATGYASAAWTLQDSTPAAVLDVAAATPGAWGNGLRITVDHAGARNPDAQFNLVVSQLQADGVTLRPLETHRNLDMNSASPRYVESVVNNASALVTAKRKGGLVFNRAGYAVSTAVTFPLTATDLVIAGVVNGATAFKLTLAGPAPGNMADLASAVNTAIGTAGLTAALQASESGADGGAGTGCLKLASLASGESSSVVISGGAFGGLSGSIQLGLANGGREFTGNAQHRPADASNLVPPVKGVDGARAGATEIVGTPGSKTGMYALMDADLFNILSIPETFDMTDLQAAAVIPAAVDLCEKRRAFYIVDAPSGKNLSNIATWANGVTQSRNAAVYFPAVSLVDPLDELRPRAMAPSGSLAGVYARTDANRGVWKAPAGTDATLNGVLDLASPLNDLENGQINPKGVNALRNFPAYGRVVWGARTLKGSDAQADEYKYIPVRRLALFLEESLYRGTQWVVFEPNDEPLWAQVRLNIGAFLQGLFRQGAFQGRSPREAYFVKCDSETTTQNDINLGVLNVIVGFAPLKPAEFVVIQIQQMAGQIQA
- the gmk gene encoding guanylate kinase, which encodes MDYPGNLFVVSAPSGAGKSSLVKALLELDSHVQPSVSHTTRAPRGQEKHGREYFFVSEQEFDAMVAANGFVEWANVHGRRYGTSRKAIEERVALGADVVLEIDYQGALQIKQAFVNAVLIFILPPSWEELRSRLERRGEDAADVIDLRLKNAEEEMAQAGKFDFVIINEVFERALFDLKTIVHAQRLKYAAQRRARADTFESLNIP
- the rpoZ gene encoding DNA-directed RNA polymerase subunit omega, which translates into the protein MARITVEDCLEQIPNRFQLVLAATYRARMLSQGHAPKIESRNKPAVTALREIAAGKVGLEMLKKVPG
- a CDS encoding RelA/SpoT family protein, which codes for MNLGSNKATVASAQVQPAAPANPSAAAANAAAASFAALMEKLDYLDSAGIEQVRQAYRYADAAHLGQLRNSGEPYITHPIAVAALCASWKLDVQALMAALLHDAMEDCGITKADLIDRFGPQVADLVDGLTKLDKLQFNTREENQAESFRKMLLAMARDVRVILIKLADRTHNMRTLSDMPRSKWGRISSETLEIYAPIAHRLGLNQTYRELQDLAFRHLHPWRYATLSKAVTKSRNRRRDIVQKVQTDVDAAFSRLGMAVRLAGREKTLFAIYQKMNLKHLSFAQVTDLYGFRVIVHSVTDCYTALGVLHQMYKPVPGKFKDHIAIAKLNGYQSLHTTLVGPAGLNIEFQIRTEEMHIVAEAGVAAHWLYKAQNAEGAAAERLGTKWLQSLLDIQNETRDAAEFWDHVKVDLFPDAVYVFTPRSQILALPRGATAVDFAYAIHSDVGDRTTAVRINDEQVPLRTELKNGDVVEVITTAGAHPNPAWLAFVRTGRARSKIRHYLKTLAQNESAGLGEKLLTQALRAEGMEQLPDAQAHAAIWEKLLRFTGNRTRVELMTDVGLGKRIASIVAKRLVLLLSEGGQRPDALLLTRERYSAHEKVSQGSITLDGSENASVQYASCCRPVPGDAIVGYLGRGEGLVVHHAQCGVAKKLQHKDGERFIAVDWAEEPTRTFETGITVTVTNGKGVLARVASELADCEADIVRVDMDDAMGTTDLRFVVAVRDLAHVEAVLRNLRRTHSVLRAFRVLPQPL
- the greB gene encoding transcription elongation factor GreB, with amino-acid sequence MSKAFTKETDAGDDEPALPAVIPAGGKNYITPQGYARLRAELLSLIDEERPKVVDIVHWAASNGDRSENGDYLYGKKRLREIDRRIRFLTKRLEIAEVVDPSVHAGSDQIFFGATVTYVDDEGVERTVTILGVDEADNGLQQISWISPVARALLKAREGDEVSLQTPAGTRTLEILSVHYPDPQRGEG
- the rpsO gene encoding 30S ribosomal protein S15 is translated as MIAASIKAEVVKANQRAENDTGSPEVQVALLTARINELTPHFKQHAKDHHGRRGLLRMVSRRRKLLDYLKAKDADRYTALIAKLGLRK
- the pnp gene encoding polyribonucleotide nucleotidyltransferase is translated as MTMFNKVTKTFQWGQHTVTMETGEIARQASGAVLVNIDDTVVLATVVASKNAKPGQDFFPLTVDYIEKTYAAGKIPGSFFKREAKPSELETLTSRLIDRPIRPLFPEGFYNEVHVVIHTISLNPEVDADIAAMIATSAALSVSGIPFNGPIGAARVGYINGEYVLNPGQTARKNSQMDLVVAGTETAVLMVESEALQLPEDVMLGAVVYGHEQGKIAIDAIHELVRDAGKPVWDWQPEAKDEALIAKVAELGEGTLRAAYQNRNKQLRTQACREAYAAVKAGLTEQGVEFDAVKVDNMLFDIEARIVRSQILAGEPRIDGRDTRTVRPIEIRTSVLPRTHGSALFTRGETQALVVSTLGTERDAQRIDALAGEFEDRFLFHYNMPPFATGEVGRMGSTKRREVGHGRLAKRALVACLPSKEEFPYTIRVVSEITESNGSSSMASVCGGCLSMMDAGVPMKAHVAGIAMGLIKEDNKFAVLTDILGDEDHLGDMDFKVAGTTAGITALQMDIKIQGITKEIMQVALAQAKEARMHILGKMQEAMGEAKTEISSFAPKLFTMKINPEKIRDVIGKGGATIRALTDETGCQINIEEDGTITIAATEAAKADEAKRRIEEITAEVEIGKVYEGPVTKVLDFGALINLLPGKDGLLHISQIAHERVERVGDYLQEGQIVKVKVLETDDKGRVKLSMKALAERPAGLPEREPREPREPREPRGERRERRDNGAPEQQ